Proteins found in one Dermochelys coriacea isolate rDerCor1 chromosome 17, rDerCor1.pri.v4, whole genome shotgun sequence genomic segment:
- the VTN gene encoding vitronectin isoform X2, which yields MRLLVPALMLGLLCGAFAAEESCVGHCEDGFNAQRKCQCDTLCVYYESCCSDYASACKPKVTRGDMFAFPEDDYVDYSTSATLGETTEVLNTGTDPPTTSPDPVTAATAVSVTVPGRGAPLLVPTGLEELEQVQLQQEEEELCSGKPFDAFTDLKNGSLYAFRGKYVYELDEKSVRPGYPKLIRDVWGIEGPIDAAFTRINCQGKTYIFKGSQYWRFDDGALDPDYPRNISDGFQDIPDDIDAAFALPAHSYHGQERVYFFKDGASGPWYISRDWRGVPSHLDAAMAGRIYVSSRASSWARRRKSRRHRKRYRSRRPAAHTVWDWLQDESDSLDMDLDWLPGGSRCQPIQSVYFFVADKYYRLNLRSKRVDFVRPRYPRPIAQYWLGCP from the exons ATGAGGCTGCTggtcccagctctgatgctgggTTTGCTCTGTGGGGCTTTTGCAGCTGAAG AGTCTTGTGTGGGCCACTGCGAGGATGGTTTCAATGCCCAGAGGAAGTGCCAGTGCGACACCCTCTGTGTGTACTACGAGAGCTGCTGCAGTGACTACGCCAGCGCCTGCAAGCCAAAAG TGACCCGCGGGGACATGTTTGCGTTCCCCGAGGACGACTACGTGGACTACAGCACCAGTGCTACCTTGGGTGAAACCACAGAGGTCCTCAACACAGGCACTGACCCCCCAACCACATCTCCAGACCCAGTCACTGCTGCCACTGCCGTTTCGGTCACAGTGCCAGGCAGAGGTGCCCCCCTGCTGGTGCCCACTGGGCTGGAAGAGCTGGagcaggtgcagctgcagcaggaggaggaggagctgtgcAGCGGGAAGCCCTTTGACGCCTTCACGGACCTGAAGAACGGTTCTCTCTACGCATTCCGAG GGAAATATGTCTATGAACTGGACGAGAAAAGCGTGAGGCCCGGCTACCCCAAGCTCATCCGCGATGTCTGGGGCATCGAGGGGCCCATCGATGCCGCCTTTACACGCATTAACTGTCAGGGCAAGACCTACATTTTCAAG GGCAGTCAGTACTGGCGCTTCGATGATGGTGCCCTGGACCCCGACTACCCCCGCAATATCTCTGACGGCTTCCAGGACATCCCTGATGACATCGACGCAGCCTTCGCCCTCCCTGCACACAGCTACCATGGCCAGGAGAGGGTCTATTTCTTTAAAG ATGGGGCCAGTGGACCGTGGTACATCAGCAGAGACTGGAGGGGGGTGCCGAGCCACCTAGATGCTGCCATGGCTGGCAGGATCTACGTCTCCTCGAGGGCTAGCAGCTGGGCTCGAAGGAGGAAATCCCGCCGGCACCGCAAGAGGTACAGGAGCCGGCGTCCGGCAGCTCACACCGTCTGGGACTGGCTGCAGGATGAGTCCGACTCCTTGGACATGGACCTTGACTGGCTGCCAGGGGGCTCCCGGTGCCAGCCCATCCAGAGCGTCTACTTCTTCGTGGCAG ACAAGTACTATCGCCTCAACCTGCGCAGCAAGCGTGTGGACTTTGTGCGCCCTCGCTACCCACGCCCCATCGCTCAGTACTGGCTGGGCTGCCCCTGA
- the VTN gene encoding vitronectin isoform X1, giving the protein MRLLVPALMLGLLCGAFAAEESCVGHCEDGFNAQRKCQCDTLCVYYESCCSDYASACKPKVTRGDMFAFPEDDYVDYSTSATLGETTEVLNTGTDPPTTSPDPVTAATAVSVTVPGRGAPLLVPTGLEELEQVQLQQEEEELCSGKPFDAFTDLKNGSLYAFRGKYVYELDEKSVRPGYPKLIRDVWGIEGPIDAAFTRINCQGKTYIFKGSQYWRFDDGALDPDYPRNISDGFQDIPDDIDAAFALPAHSYHGQERVYFFKDKHYWVYDFAKQPSRQDCEVSSPSLVFDHYTLMQGDSWEDLFQLLFGGSMRNGASGPWYISRDWRGVPSHLDAAMAGRIYVSSRASSWARRRKSRRHRKRYRSRRPAAHTVWDWLQDESDSLDMDLDWLPGGSRCQPIQSVYFFVADKYYRLNLRSKRVDFVRPRYPRPIAQYWLGCP; this is encoded by the exons ATGAGGCTGCTggtcccagctctgatgctgggTTTGCTCTGTGGGGCTTTTGCAGCTGAAG AGTCTTGTGTGGGCCACTGCGAGGATGGTTTCAATGCCCAGAGGAAGTGCCAGTGCGACACCCTCTGTGTGTACTACGAGAGCTGCTGCAGTGACTACGCCAGCGCCTGCAAGCCAAAAG TGACCCGCGGGGACATGTTTGCGTTCCCCGAGGACGACTACGTGGACTACAGCACCAGTGCTACCTTGGGTGAAACCACAGAGGTCCTCAACACAGGCACTGACCCCCCAACCACATCTCCAGACCCAGTCACTGCTGCCACTGCCGTTTCGGTCACAGTGCCAGGCAGAGGTGCCCCCCTGCTGGTGCCCACTGGGCTGGAAGAGCTGGagcaggtgcagctgcagcaggaggaggaggagctgtgcAGCGGGAAGCCCTTTGACGCCTTCACGGACCTGAAGAACGGTTCTCTCTACGCATTCCGAG GGAAATATGTCTATGAACTGGACGAGAAAAGCGTGAGGCCCGGCTACCCCAAGCTCATCCGCGATGTCTGGGGCATCGAGGGGCCCATCGATGCCGCCTTTACACGCATTAACTGTCAGGGCAAGACCTACATTTTCAAG GGCAGTCAGTACTGGCGCTTCGATGATGGTGCCCTGGACCCCGACTACCCCCGCAATATCTCTGACGGCTTCCAGGACATCCCTGATGACATCGACGCAGCCTTCGCCCTCCCTGCACACAGCTACCATGGCCAGGAGAGGGTCTATTTCTTTAAAG ACAAGCATTACTGGGTATACGACTTTGCCAAGCAGCCCAGCCGGCAGGACTGCGAGGTGTCCTCCCCGTCACTGGTGTTCGACCACTACACACTCATGCAGGGCGACAGCTGGGAGGACCTCTTCCAACTGCTCTTTGGGGGCTCCATGCGCA ATGGGGCCAGTGGACCGTGGTACATCAGCAGAGACTGGAGGGGGGTGCCGAGCCACCTAGATGCTGCCATGGCTGGCAGGATCTACGTCTCCTCGAGGGCTAGCAGCTGGGCTCGAAGGAGGAAATCCCGCCGGCACCGCAAGAGGTACAGGAGCCGGCGTCCGGCAGCTCACACCGTCTGGGACTGGCTGCAGGATGAGTCCGACTCCTTGGACATGGACCTTGACTGGCTGCCAGGGGGCTCCCGGTGCCAGCCCATCCAGAGCGTCTACTTCTTCGTGGCAG ACAAGTACTATCGCCTCAACCTGCGCAGCAAGCGTGTGGACTTTGTGCGCCCTCGCTACCCACGCCCCATCGCTCAGTACTGGCTGGGCTGCCCCTGA